The Pseudomonadota bacterium genome includes a region encoding these proteins:
- a CDS encoding acetyl-CoA carboxylase biotin carboxyl carrier protein subunit: protein MAEVTSPMVGKIFKIEVSVGDQVAEGDEVVILEAMKMEMPVVSPVDGTVKAIKVAVGDAVESDTVIAIIE from the coding sequence ATGGCAGAGGTAACTTCCCCGATGGTGGGTAAGATTTTCAAAATTGAAGTCAGTGTTGGTGATCAGGTTGCCGAGGGCGATGAGGTTGTAATCCTCGAAGCCATGAAGATGGAAATGCCGGTGGTTTCGCCCGTCGATGGTACCGTGAAGGCGATTAAGGTGGCGGTTGGTGATGCGGTTGAATCAGATACGGTTATCGCGATTATTGAGTAA